CTTATGGTGCGGATTTCATCACAGAATTCGACGGCGTGCGGCGCGAAGATCTCAACATCTGATACCGGACCGGGCGCGGCCGGGCCCGCTTCTGACCGTCACGCAGTCGTGTGGTGGAAGGGCCTCGCCATGGCCGCAATCCGGGTCATATAGTTGAGTATGGCACTCTGGTTGACCCGACTGTTCGCGCCTTTGAGGCTGCTTCCGGCAGTGGCACTGCTCGTGCCCCTGCTGGCAGCGGGCAGTGCCCATGCGCAGGGCACATCCGATCTCGACGGCTTGTTCGACAAGCTGGCCGAAGCGGAGAGCCCGGCGGAAGCCGACCTGATCGAGAACGAGATCTGGCGGCTCTGGCTCAAGTCCGGCAGTGCCACGGTGGATCTCATGGTGGCCCGGGGGACGGAAGCGCTGCGGTCACAGGACTATGCCGTGGCGCTTGATCTGTTTTCCATGGCGGTGGAGCTGGCGCCGGATTACCCGGAGGGCTGGAACAAGCGTGCGACGCTTTATTACGTCATTGATGACTATGAAGCGGCAATTTCCGACATCTCTCAGGTGCTTGTCCGGGAGCCGCGCCATTGGGCGGCGCTGATGGGCCTTGCGGTGATGATGGATGATCTGGACAGAAAGGACGCGGCCCTGACCGCCTATCGGCAGGCTGTCGCGATCAATCCGCAGCTC
The sequence above is drawn from the Pyruvatibacter mobilis genome and encodes:
- a CDS encoding tetratricopeptide repeat protein — encoded protein: MALWLTRLFAPLRLLPAVALLVPLLAAGSAHAQGTSDLDGLFDKLAEAESPAEADLIENEIWRLWLKSGSATVDLMVARGTEALRSQDYAVALDLFSMAVELAPDYPEGWNKRATLYYVIDDYEAAISDISQVLVREPRHWAALMGLAVMMDDLDRKDAALTAYRQAVAINPQLDDAHEAIKRLEVEVEGRGI